One genomic region from Yersinia canariae encodes:
- the ompR gene encoding two-component system response regulator OmpR has product MQENHKILVVDDDMRLRALLERYLTEQGFQVRSVANAEQMDRLLTRESFHLMVLDLMLPGEDGLSICRRLRSQSNPMPIIMVTAKGEEVDRIVGLEIGADDYIPKPFNPRELLARIRAVLRRQANELPGAPSQEEAVIAFGKFKLNLGTREMFREDEPMPLTSGEFAVLKALVSHPREPLSRDKLMNLARGREYSAMERSIDVQISRLRRMVEEDPAHPRYIQTVWGLGYVFVPDGSKA; this is encoded by the coding sequence ATGCAAGAGAATCACAAGATTCTGGTCGTTGATGACGATATGCGCCTGCGTGCGCTATTAGAACGTTACCTGACAGAACAAGGTTTCCAGGTGCGCAGTGTTGCCAATGCTGAACAGATGGATCGCTTGCTGACCCGTGAGTCTTTCCACCTAATGGTGCTCGACCTGATGTTACCGGGTGAAGATGGCCTGTCTATCTGTCGCCGTCTGCGTAGTCAAAGCAACCCAATGCCTATCATTATGGTGACGGCAAAGGGCGAGGAAGTTGACCGTATCGTCGGGCTGGAAATTGGGGCTGATGACTATATTCCGAAGCCATTCAACCCACGTGAACTGCTGGCTCGCATCCGCGCGGTATTGCGCCGTCAGGCCAATGAATTACCGGGCGCACCTTCACAAGAAGAAGCGGTGATTGCTTTTGGTAAGTTCAAACTGAACTTGGGGACTCGCGAGATGTTCCGCGAAGACGAACCTATGCCACTGACCAGTGGTGAGTTTGCGGTGCTGAAAGCATTGGTCAGCCACCCGCGCGAGCCATTATCCCGCGATAAACTGATGAATCTGGCCCGTGGCCGTGAATACAGTGCAATGGAACGGTCTATCGACGTACAGATTTCACGTCTGCGCCGCATGGTAGAAGAAGATCCGGCGCATCCGCGCTATATCCAGACAGTGTGGGGTTTGGGCTACGTATTTGTGCCGGACGGCAGTAAAGCATGA
- the envZ gene encoding two-component system sensor histidine kinase EnvZ, translating into MRRWRFSPRSSFARTLLLIVTLLFVSLVTTYLVVLNFAILPSLQQFNKVLAYEVRMLMTDRLQLEDGTLLEVPPAFRREIYRELGISLYTNAAAEESGLRWAQHYKFLSDQMAQQLGGPTDVRVEVNKNTPVVWLKTWLSPDIWVRVPLTEIHQGDFSPLFRYTLAIMLLAVGGAWLFIRIQNRPLVELEHAALQVGKGVIPPPLREYGASEVRSVTRAFNQMAAGVKLLADDRTLLMAGVSHDLRTPLTRIRLATEMMSEADGYLSESINKDIEECNAIIEQFIDYLRTGQEMPTEPSDLNAVLGEVIAAESGYERVIETDLCDGEVMVDIHPLSIKRALANMVVNAARYGNGWIKVSSGTELQRAWFQVEDDGPGIKPEDLKHLFQPFVRGDSARSTSGTGLGLAIVQRIIDAHAGSLDIGTSTRGGLRIRAYIPLPLDVKPKLPVVVGHGG; encoded by the coding sequence ATGAGGCGATGGCGCTTTTCTCCGCGTAGCTCATTTGCCCGAACCTTATTATTGATTGTGACCTTGCTGTTCGTCAGCTTGGTCACGACGTATCTGGTGGTGCTAAATTTCGCCATTTTGCCCAGTTTACAGCAGTTTAATAAAGTGTTGGCATATGAGGTTCGTATGCTGATGACTGACCGGCTGCAACTGGAAGATGGCACGCTACTTGAAGTCCCGCCAGCATTTCGGCGCGAGATTTACCGTGAATTGGGTATTTCGCTTTATACCAATGCCGCGGCAGAGGAAAGTGGCCTGCGTTGGGCACAACATTACAAATTTCTCAGTGACCAAATGGCCCAGCAATTGGGGGGGCCAACTGATGTTCGGGTTGAGGTCAATAAAAACACCCCTGTTGTCTGGCTAAAAACATGGTTGTCGCCGGATATTTGGGTGAGGGTGCCATTAACTGAGATCCATCAGGGCGATTTCTCGCCACTATTCCGTTATACCTTGGCCATTATGCTACTGGCTGTTGGTGGTGCCTGGCTGTTTATCCGTATTCAGAATCGGCCCTTGGTTGAGCTGGAACATGCGGCTTTACAGGTCGGTAAGGGCGTTATTCCCCCTCCGCTGCGCGAATATGGTGCTTCTGAGGTGCGCTCCGTAACCCGGGCATTTAACCAAATGGCGGCTGGGGTAAAGCTGTTGGCTGATGACAGAACCTTGTTAATGGCGGGGGTCAGCCATGACTTACGTACGCCATTGACCCGTATCCGTCTGGCGACGGAAATGATGAGTGAAGCCGACGGCTACCTGTCTGAATCAATCAATAAAGACATTGAAGAGTGCAATGCCATTATTGAGCAGTTTATTGATTATTTGCGCACCGGGCAGGAGATGCCGACAGAACCGAGCGATCTTAATGCGGTATTGGGTGAAGTGATTGCCGCCGAAAGTGGCTATGAGCGGGTGATTGAAACCGATTTATGTGATGGCGAAGTGATGGTGGATATTCATCCGTTATCCATTAAGCGCGCCTTGGCGAACATGGTGGTGAATGCTGCCCGTTACGGCAATGGCTGGATAAAAGTGAGCAGCGGCACAGAGTTACAACGGGCTTGGTTCCAGGTGGAAGATGATGGCCCAGGTATTAAGCCGGAAGATTTGAAGCATTTATTCCAGCCTTTTGTTCGCGGTGATAGCGCCCGTAGCACCAGTGGCACCGGCTTAGGGCTGGCCATTGTGCAGAGAATTATTGATGCCCACGCCGGTTCATTGGATATCGGTACCAGTACTCGGGGCGGGTTACGGATTCGGGCATATATCCCCTTGCCGTTGGATGTGAAGCCAAAATTACCGGTGGTCGTGGGGCATGGGGGATAG
- a CDS encoding Tex family protein encodes MNEQLSRIIASELQARPEQVIAAIRLLDEGNTVPFISRYRKEVTGGLDDTQLRQLESRLGYLRELEDRRQTILKSIEDQGKLTEQLAGAITGTMSKTELEDLYLPYKPKRRTRGQIAIEAGLEPLADSLWNDPQQDPEQVALAYVDADKGVADTKAALDGARYILMERFAEDATLLAKVRQYLWKNAHLVAKVVEGKELEGAKFRDYFDHHEPIAQVPSHRALAMFRGRNEGVLQLALNPDPQFDEPPRESQGEQIIINHLDLRLNNAPADNWRKAVVNWTWRIKVLLHLETELMSTLRERAEDEAINVFARNMQDLLMAAPAGMRATMGLDPGLRTGVKVAIVDATGKLVAFDTIYPHTGQAAKAAAVVAALCIKHQVELVAIGNGTASRETERFFAELQQQYPAVTAQKVIVSEAGASVYSASELAALEFPDLDVSIRGAVSIARRLQDPLAELVKIDPKSIGVGQYQHDVSQSQLAKKLDAVVEDCVNAVGVDLNTASVPLLTRVAGLTRMMAQNIVNWRDENGRFHNREQLLKVSRLGPKAFEQCAGFLRINHGDNPLDASTVHPEAYPIVERILAATEQALQDLMGNATALRNLNARDFTTEKFGVPTVTDILRELEKPGRDPRPEFKTATFAEGVETLNDLTPGMILEGSVTNVTNFGAFVDIGVHQDGLVHISSLADKFVDDPHKVVKAGDIVKVKVMEVDLQRKRIALSMRLDEQPGESGSRRGNGGENRANTNNDNRGASRPRNNESNSRPPAKGRADSNSGSNSAMSDALAAAFKKR; translated from the coding sequence ATGAATGAACAACTGAGCCGCATTATTGCAAGCGAACTACAGGCGCGACCCGAGCAAGTGATTGCCGCGATACGCCTGCTGGATGAAGGTAATACCGTGCCCTTTATTTCACGGTATCGTAAGGAAGTTACCGGCGGGTTGGATGACACCCAGCTGCGCCAGTTGGAAAGCCGTTTGGGCTATCTGCGCGAACTTGAAGATCGCCGCCAAACCATTCTTAAATCAATTGAAGATCAAGGTAAGCTCACCGAGCAACTAGCCGGTGCCATTACCGGCACCATGAGTAAAACCGAGCTGGAAGACTTATATCTTCCTTATAAGCCAAAACGCCGTACCCGTGGGCAGATTGCTATTGAAGCCGGTCTGGAACCCTTGGCTGACAGCTTATGGAATGACCCACAGCAAGACCCAGAGCAAGTCGCCCTTGCTTATGTCGATGCCGATAAAGGCGTGGCTGATACCAAAGCTGCACTGGATGGTGCGCGCTATATCCTGATGGAGCGCTTTGCTGAAGATGCAACTTTGCTGGCGAAAGTGCGCCAATATTTGTGGAAAAACGCCCATTTGGTAGCAAAAGTGGTGGAAGGCAAAGAGCTGGAAGGCGCTAAATTCCGCGATTACTTTGATCACCACGAACCTATCGCCCAAGTCCCTTCCCACCGCGCACTGGCGATGTTCCGTGGCCGTAATGAAGGCGTGTTGCAACTGGCGCTGAATCCAGACCCTCAGTTTGACGAGCCGCCGCGTGAAAGCCAGGGCGAGCAGATTATTATTAATCATCTGGATTTACGTCTGAATAATGCACCCGCGGATAACTGGCGCAAAGCTGTGGTCAACTGGACATGGCGTATTAAGGTGCTGTTGCATCTTGAAACTGAACTGATGAGCACTCTGCGTGAGCGCGCCGAAGACGAAGCAATCAATGTTTTCGCCCGTAACATGCAAGATTTGCTGATGGCGGCACCGGCAGGTATGCGCGCCACCATGGGCCTCGATCCGGGTCTGCGTACAGGGGTGAAAGTGGCGATCGTTGACGCTACCGGCAAGCTGGTGGCCTTCGACACCATCTACCCTCATACCGGGCAAGCTGCTAAAGCTGCGGCTGTGGTAGCCGCCCTGTGCATCAAGCATCAGGTCGAATTAGTGGCAATTGGTAACGGCACCGCATCACGCGAAACCGAACGCTTTTTTGCCGAGCTGCAACAGCAGTATCCGGCCGTGACTGCGCAGAAAGTGATTGTCAGTGAAGCTGGGGCATCCGTTTATTCGGCCTCAGAACTGGCCGCGTTGGAGTTCCCAGACCTGGATGTTTCCATCCGTGGGGCAGTTTCTATTGCTCGCCGGTTACAAGATCCATTGGCGGAACTGGTTAAAATCGATCCGAAATCCATCGGCGTGGGCCAATATCAGCATGATGTCAGCCAAAGCCAACTGGCGAAAAAACTGGATGCGGTTGTAGAAGACTGCGTAAACGCCGTGGGGGTGGATTTGAACACCGCGTCAGTGCCACTACTGACCCGAGTCGCCGGTCTGACCCGCATGATGGCGCAGAACATTGTGAACTGGCGTGATGAGAATGGCCGTTTCCATAACCGCGAGCAATTGCTGAAAGTCAGCCGCTTGGGGCCAAAAGCTTTCGAGCAGTGTGCCGGTTTCTTGCGTATCAATCACGGAGATAACCCACTGGATGCATCAACGGTGCATCCGGAAGCCTATCCGATTGTCGAGCGCATTTTGGCGGCCACCGAGCAAGCATTACAAGACTTAATGGGCAATGCCACGGCACTGCGCAATCTCAATGCCCGTGATTTTACCACGGAGAAATTTGGGGTGCCGACAGTGACCGATATTCTGCGCGAGCTGGAGAAACCGGGCCGAGATCCTCGTCCTGAGTTTAAAACCGCGACCTTTGCTGAAGGTGTCGAAACACTGAATGACCTAACGCCGGGGATGATCCTTGAGGGGTCGGTGACTAACGTGACTAACTTTGGCGCGTTCGTGGATATCGGGGTCCATCAGGATGGTCTGGTGCATATTTCGTCACTGGCAGATAAGTTTGTCGATGACCCACATAAGGTGGTGAAAGCCGGGGATATCGTCAAAGTTAAAGTCATGGAAGTGGATTTGCAGCGCAAGCGTATTGCTCTGAGCATGCGCCTTGATGAACAGCCGGGTGAAAGTGGCTCACGCCGGGGTAATGGTGGCGAGAACCGCGCCAATACCAATAATGACAACCGGGGTGCTAGCCGCCCACGCAATAATGAGTCCAATAGCCGCCCACCAGCCAAAGGGCGGGCAGACAGCAACTCTGGTAGTAACAGTGCGATGAGTGACGCGCTGGCTGCCGCGTTTAAAAAGCGCTAG
- the feoA gene encoding ferrous iron transporter A: protein MHLIPQRSYKIVGFSPEISPAYRQKLLSLGMLPGSSFNVVRLAPLGDPIQIETRRVSLVVRKKDLDLLTLDLQP from the coding sequence ATGCATCTTATTCCACAGCGTTCCTACAAAATTGTTGGTTTCTCACCTGAAATTAGCCCGGCTTATCGGCAGAAATTATTGTCTCTGGGTATGCTACCCGGCTCTTCATTTAATGTTGTTCGCCTGGCGCCCTTAGGTGACCCCATTCAGATAGAAACCCGTCGGGTTAGTCTGGTGGTGCGTAAAAAAGATTTGGATCTGCTGACACTCGACCTGCAACCCTAA
- the greB gene encoding transcription elongation factor GreB, which produces MAKSNYITREGWQALDSELHFLWREERPVVTQAVSEAAAMGDRSENAEYIYGKKRLREIDRRVRFLTKRLEVLKVVDPDPRQEGKVYFGAWVRVENELGEQRIFRLVGPDEFDPAKKWISIDSPVARALIGKQVDDEVTVQTPNGEATYWILDIRYRPFDESVDN; this is translated from the coding sequence ATGGCTAAAAGTAACTACATTACCCGCGAAGGTTGGCAGGCACTCGATAGTGAGCTGCATTTCCTGTGGCGAGAAGAGCGGCCAGTGGTGACACAGGCGGTGTCTGAAGCTGCTGCAATGGGTGACCGTTCGGAAAATGCCGAATATATCTATGGTAAGAAGCGCCTGCGGGAAATAGATCGCCGGGTGCGTTTTTTGACTAAGCGCCTTGAGGTGCTGAAAGTTGTCGATCCTGACCCGCGTCAGGAAGGGAAAGTCTATTTTGGTGCTTGGGTGCGGGTCGAAAATGAATTAGGAGAGCAGCGCATCTTCCGTCTGGTGGGGCCGGATGAGTTCGATCCAGCGAAAAAATGGATTTCTATCGATTCACCGGTTGCCCGTGCCTTGATTGGTAAACAGGTAGATGATGAGGTGACGGTTCAAACGCCCAATGGTGAAGCAACCTACTGGATTTTGGATATTCGCTACCGCCCATTCGACGAAAGTGTTGATAATTAA
- a CDS encoding FAD-dependent oxidoreductase: protein MKIAIIGAGPAGLIAARNALKLGFETVLFERLERVGGLWNPDSKGVYSNVNMQISRHTFHYANFPSYTGGNFPDVHQVIDYLTLMATATGVLDITNLNTTVTGVVHTQQGWRVSTEQAQQHQRAYFDGVIITTGEQWQARKLAVPGLNDFRGEIVSSQDYWHPEIFTDKNVLVIGDGLSGTDIAADLVPFARSVSLSAKKMGLFLPRYFRLGPHDLMHSYLGRYLLNQLPYDEYLVYLDEALPEYMQLYRESGLLPAMANNTAVLVNEKVIPYIVAGRITLKPQLERINADGKAQFADSSLADYDAIISCIGYERPDYRFITGFDRRRLYEHFFWADNPTLCIISPPIGYVPFGAAFPYFEIISQWILRVIIGKVQLPSLEVMSQWCQENESSLYAKRFYDSWLETIRIGIHAGVLPDPAVNFSRYWNLISSVIKPEFLVSVPVRPVRGMMDSWFNFDAAKVKILASLPMGVRDSLLAKGDISSEEYRDAAKIGANDIIHPELRYSHTYF, encoded by the coding sequence ATGAAAATTGCGATAATCGGTGCTGGGCCTGCGGGGTTGATAGCTGCACGCAATGCGCTGAAGCTCGGATTTGAAACTGTACTCTTTGAGAGGCTCGAACGGGTCGGCGGCTTATGGAACCCCGACAGCAAGGGGGTCTACAGTAATGTCAACATGCAGATCTCGCGACACACCTTCCACTACGCCAATTTCCCCAGTTACACAGGTGGGAATTTTCCAGATGTCCATCAAGTGATTGATTATTTAACACTTATGGCCACAGCGACAGGAGTTTTAGATATTACTAACCTGAATACAACGGTGACAGGTGTGGTGCATACGCAGCAAGGTTGGCGAGTCTCTACTGAACAGGCTCAACAGCATCAGCGGGCCTATTTTGATGGCGTTATTATTACTACCGGTGAGCAGTGGCAGGCGCGAAAACTGGCAGTGCCAGGGCTGAACGATTTCCGTGGAGAAATCGTTTCATCTCAAGATTATTGGCATCCAGAAATATTCACTGACAAAAACGTTTTAGTCATAGGTGATGGGCTTAGTGGTACAGATATTGCCGCAGATTTGGTGCCTTTTGCCCGTTCTGTTTCACTCTCGGCTAAAAAAATGGGGCTATTTCTACCTCGATATTTCCGGTTAGGGCCTCATGATTTGATGCACTCATATTTAGGGCGCTATTTGCTAAATCAGTTGCCTTACGATGAGTATCTGGTTTATCTGGATGAAGCGCTGCCGGAATATATGCAGCTTTATCGTGAGTCTGGGCTATTACCCGCCATGGCTAACAATACGGCAGTGTTGGTCAATGAAAAGGTGATTCCCTATATTGTGGCCGGCCGAATCACACTTAAACCCCAACTTGAGCGCATCAATGCGGATGGAAAAGCACAGTTCGCGGATAGTTCTTTGGCTGATTATGATGCCATTATTTCTTGCATCGGTTATGAGCGGCCAGATTATCGTTTTATCACCGGATTTGACCGTCGGCGGCTCTATGAACATTTCTTCTGGGCAGATAATCCGACCTTGTGCATCATCAGCCCACCGATTGGTTATGTTCCCTTTGGCGCTGCTTTCCCATACTTCGAAATTATCAGCCAATGGATACTGAGGGTAATAATTGGCAAGGTGCAGCTTCCATCATTGGAGGTTATGAGTCAGTGGTGTCAAGAGAATGAAAGCTCTCTCTATGCGAAACGGTTCTATGACAGTTGGCTGGAAACTATCCGCATTGGCATTCACGCGGGTGTTTTGCCCGATCCTGCGGTGAATTTCAGCCGCTATTGGAACCTTATCAGCAGTGTTATTAAACCTGAGTTTTTAGTCTCAGTTCCGGTGCGACCAGTGCGGGGTATGATGGATAGCTGGTTTAATTTCGATGCGGCGAAAGTGAAAATTCTGGCCAGTTTACCGATGGGGGTTCGTGATAGCCTTCTGGCTAAAGGCGATATTTCGTCGGAGGAATACAGGGATGCGGCGAAAATAGGTGCAAACGATATTATTCATCCTGAATTACGGTATTCACATACCTATTTTTAA